The Rhodocytophaga rosea genome has a segment encoding these proteins:
- a CDS encoding endonuclease III domain-containing protein gives MAASGAQPEMTLKEKTLLAHERLQQVYGEQDLYNRRDAMRELISTMLSHRTTHADEEKAYRQMHERFGSWEGIRDAPLPELIDAISSSRFPEAKAVNIKKVVGKILADHGEANIDFLRDMPVEEAMNWLTSLPGVGLKTSTLVLLFNFYKPVLPVDTHVHRVTQRLGVIGPKTNAEKAHTLLLDMLPKDAKVLFNFHKHFFWHGQKVCVYAAPRCKQCVLTDICDWYQANRKTSKE, from the coding sequence ATGGCTGCTTCAGGCGCTCAACCCGAAATGACTTTGAAAGAAAAAACGTTGCTGGCACATGAACGGTTGCAGCAGGTATACGGCGAACAAGACCTTTATAACCGCCGGGATGCTATGCGTGAACTTATTTCTACGATGCTCTCACACCGAACTACGCATGCCGATGAAGAAAAAGCCTACCGGCAAATGCACGAGCGTTTTGGTTCCTGGGAAGGCATACGAGATGCGCCGTTGCCGGAGTTGATTGATGCCATTTCCAGTTCCAGATTTCCGGAAGCAAAGGCTGTGAATATAAAAAAAGTGGTGGGTAAAATTCTGGCAGACCATGGAGAAGCCAATATTGACTTTCTGCGGGATATGCCGGTAGAGGAAGCAATGAACTGGCTGACTTCCTTGCCTGGTGTGGGACTAAAAACATCTACTCTGGTCTTACTTTTTAATTTCTATAAACCTGTATTGCCGGTAGATACACATGTTCACCGGGTTACACAACGCCTCGGCGTGATCGGCCCCAAAACCAATGCTGAAAAAGCACACACCTTACTATTAGATATGTTGCCCAAGGATGCCAAAGTGCTATTCAACTTCCACAAACATTTTTTCTGGCATGGGCAGAAAGTATGTGTGTATGCTGCACCCCGCTGCAAACAATGTGTGCTTACCGATATTTGCGACTGGTACCAGGCTAACCGTAAAACCAGCAAAGAATAA
- the ald gene encoding alanine dehydrogenase produces the protein MIIGVPKEIKNNENRVALTPAGVAEIKKHGHTVYMQANAGTGSGFSDADYTSAGATILPTIEAVYETAEMIIKVKEPIAQEYNLIREDQLLFTYFHFASSEELTHAMIARKAVCLAYETVEKADRSLPLLIPMSEVAGRMSIQEGAHYLEKPLKGRGILLGGVPGVPPARVLVLGGGVVGTQAAKMAAGLGAHVTIMDVSLARLRYLDDIMPPNVDTMMSNEYNIRERIKVSDLIIGAVLIPGAKAPHLITRDMLKIMRPGTVLVDVAVDQGGCIETCKPTTHENPTFIIDDVVHYCVANMPGAVPYTSTLALTNATLPYAIQLANKGWKKACQENRDLLSGLNVVKGEVVYKGVADAWGLSYTNVDDYLEMATV, from the coding sequence ATGATTATTGGCGTTCCAAAAGAAATTAAAAACAACGAAAACCGGGTAGCCTTAACTCCTGCCGGTGTTGCAGAAATTAAAAAACATGGGCATACGGTGTATATGCAGGCCAATGCAGGTACAGGCAGCGGATTTTCTGATGCCGATTACACTAGTGCTGGTGCTACCATTCTACCAACTATTGAAGCGGTGTATGAAACAGCTGAAATGATCATCAAGGTAAAAGAACCTATTGCCCAGGAGTATAACCTGATCCGGGAAGACCAGTTGCTTTTTACCTATTTTCATTTTGCCTCCTCCGAAGAACTTACCCATGCCATGATCGCCCGTAAGGCGGTCTGCCTGGCCTATGAAACGGTAGAAAAAGCCGACAGAAGCCTGCCTTTACTGATACCTATGTCGGAGGTAGCCGGCAGAATGTCTATTCAGGAAGGAGCTCATTACCTGGAAAAACCGCTTAAAGGCAGAGGTATTTTGCTAGGCGGTGTACCAGGCGTACCACCTGCCCGTGTATTAGTGCTGGGAGGAGGTGTGGTAGGTACACAAGCTGCTAAAATGGCGGCTGGCTTAGGAGCACATGTTACCATTATGGATGTGAGCCTGGCTAGGTTGCGGTATCTGGATGATATTATGCCTCCCAATGTAGATACCATGATGTCGAATGAATACAATATACGGGAGCGGATCAAAGTGTCAGACCTGATTATTGGAGCTGTACTAATTCCAGGAGCCAAAGCGCCACACTTAATTACCAGAGACATGCTCAAAATCATGCGTCCGGGAACGGTGCTGGTAGATGTGGCCGTTGACCAGGGTGGATGTATCGAAACCTGCAAGCCTACCACCCACGAAAATCCCACCTTTATTATTGACGATGTGGTACATTATTGTGTAGCTAATATGCCTGGTGCCGTACCGTATACCTCTACACTGGCCTTAACCAATGCTACCTTGCCATATGCCATTCAACTTGCTAATAAGGGATGGAAAAAAGCCTGTCAGGAAAACCGGGATTTGCTGTCTGGGTTAAACGTGGTAAAGGGAGAAGTCGTATATAAAGGAGTAGCCGATGCCTGGGGCCTTTCTTACACCAATGTAGATGATTACCTGGAAATGGCCACAGTGTAA
- the rsgA gene encoding ribosome small subunit-dependent GTPase A, translated as MQEGLVIRSTGSWYEVMSEDKQIYQCRLRGKFKIKGLKVTNPIAVGDRVKYQVEDVAANTGIIQEILPRENYIIRKSVQKAAYGHMLAANIDQAILLVTLAFPRTSLGFIDRFLVTAESFRIPSRIVFNKADLLDEEALEIQQEIATIYENIGYPCLLTSVVNKQGIEAFQNILTNKKSLLAGHSGVGKSSLVNLIAPGLQLRTSEVSTFANKGVHTTTFAEMFEIAENTYIIDTPGIKELGLIDIEKEELSHFFPEMRKMLGQCKFYNCTHVHEPGCAVIEAVVNEQIAQSRYESYLSMLDDTDNRR; from the coding sequence ATGCAAGAAGGATTAGTTATCCGGTCCACCGGTTCGTGGTATGAAGTAATGTCAGAAGACAAGCAGATATATCAGTGCCGTTTACGGGGAAAATTCAAAATAAAGGGGCTCAAAGTCACTAATCCTATTGCGGTGGGCGACCGGGTAAAATACCAGGTAGAAGATGTGGCTGCCAATACCGGAATTATTCAGGAAATACTGCCCAGAGAGAATTACATCATCCGGAAATCTGTACAGAAAGCGGCGTATGGACATATGCTGGCAGCCAATATTGACCAGGCCATTTTACTGGTGACGCTGGCTTTTCCCAGAACTTCCCTTGGCTTTATTGACCGTTTTCTGGTTACTGCTGAATCATTCCGTATTCCGAGCCGGATTGTATTTAACAAAGCAGACTTACTGGATGAAGAAGCACTTGAGATTCAGCAGGAAATTGCAACTATTTATGAGAATATAGGATATCCCTGCCTGCTTACTTCTGTAGTAAACAAACAAGGTATAGAAGCCTTCCAGAATATATTAACCAACAAAAAATCATTGCTTGCCGGGCATTCTGGAGTGGGAAAATCGTCATTGGTGAATCTGATTGCGCCTGGTCTGCAACTTCGTACTTCTGAGGTTTCCACCTTTGCCAATAAAGGTGTCCACACTACTACATTTGCCGAAATGTTTGAAATCGCCGAAAATACCTATATTATTGACACACCCGGCATTAAAGAACTCGGACTGATCGATATAGAAAAAGAAGAATTAAGCCATTTTTTTCCGGAAATGCGGAAAATGCTGGGGCAATGCAAGTTTTATAACTGCACTCATGTACATGAACCAGGTTGTGCAGTAATAGAAGCGGTAGTGAATGAGCAAATCGCTCAAAGCCGCTACGAAAGTTACTTGAGTATGCTGGATGATACCGATAACCGCAGATAA